CGAACGTTTCAAAAATTACCATAAATCGGTGCAAGGGAATAATGACTTGCTTTCCATCACACAACCACAAGCCATTGCTGAAATCCATTCAAAATATTTTGCAGCCGGCGCCGATATTGTGGAAACCAATACCTTTTCCAGCACTACCATCGCAATGGTCGATTACGATATGCAGGATTTGGTGTATGAATTAAATTACGAATCCGCTAAAATCGCAAAAAAAGTCGCTGAGGATTTCACCGAAAAGGAACCGAACAAACCACGTTTCGTAGCGGGAGCCATAGGCCCGACAAACAAAACGGCAAGTATGAGCCCAGTTGTTAATGATCCCGGTTTTCGCGCCATTTCTTTTGAGGAATTGCGCGTTGCTTACAAACAGCAGGCCGAAGCCTTGATTGATGGCGGTGTGGATTTGCTTTTAGTTGAAACCATTTTTGATACATTGAATGCAAAAGCAGCTCTTTTCGCAATCGATGAAATAAAAGAAGAACGAAATCTCGACATCCCAATAATGATAAGTGGAACTATTACCGATGCTTCCGGGCGCACGCTTTCCGGCCAAACGGCAGAGGCGTTCTTGATTTCAATTTCGCATATTCCCCTGTTGAGCGTAGGTTTCAACTGTGCCTTGGGCGCCAAACAGCTCACGCCCCATCTTGAAGTGATTGCAAACCGCACCAAGCTTGCCGTGAGCGCCTATCCAAATGCAGGCTTGCCAAACGCATTCGGGGAATACGATGAAAGTCCGAAGCAAATGGCGGAGCAGGTGAAGGAATATTTGGACAAACAATTGGTAAACATCATAGGCGGTTGTTGCGGCACCACGCCAGAACACATAAAAGCCA
The Aequorivita iocasae genome window above contains:
- a CDS encoding homocysteine S-methyltransferase family protein; its protein translation is MNKIQQALQNRILILDGAMGTMLQRYKFSEEDFRGERFKNYHKSVQGNNDLLSITQPQAIAEIHSKYFAAGADIVETNTFSSTTIAMVDYDMQDLVYELNYESAKIAKKVAEDFTEKEPNKPRFVAGAIGPTNKTASMSPVVNDPGFRAISFEELRVAYKQQAEALIDGGVDLLLVETIFDTLNAKAALFAIDEIKEERNLDIPIMISGTITDASGRTLSGQTAEAFLISISHIPLLSVGFNCALGAKQLTPHLEVIANRTKLAVSAYPNAGLPNAFGEYDESPKQMAEQVKEYLDKQLVNIIGGCCGTTPEHIKAIAEIASQYKPRPVFKSENLTV